A window of the Caldisericota bacterium genome harbors these coding sequences:
- a CDS encoding ABC transporter ATP-binding protein, with protein MISVKNLYHDYTGKGQYAVNDVSFNIEKGEVFGFLGPSGAGKSTTQNIMTGLLKLQKGEVLYEGNSITKMKSEFYNNIGVCFEFHNLYTKLTGYENLKYFAGLFDVPTADPMELLDMVGLRADANKRVANYSKGMMQRIVFARSLINNPKILYLDEPTSGLDPTTASQIRQLIKRKKEEGCTIFLTTHNMFAADDLCDRVAFLNEGKIVAMDTPRNLKMKHGEKSVVVEFAGEKGIKKSVFFLDNEEDKKQFNKIILNKEVQTIHSQEATLEQTFIKLTGRGLI; from the coding sequence ATGATAAGTGTTAAGAATTTGTATCACGACTATACTGGGAAGGGGCAGTATGCGGTAAATGATGTGTCTTTTAACATTGAGAAAGGAGAGGTATTTGGATTTTTAGGACCAAGCGGTGCAGGCAAAAGTACTACGCAAAATATTATGACAGGTCTGCTAAAGCTACAAAAAGGTGAGGTGTTGTATGAAGGCAATTCTATTACAAAAATGAAGTCGGAATTTTATAACAACATAGGAGTTTGTTTTGAGTTTCACAATTTATACACAAAATTGACTGGCTATGAAAATCTAAAGTACTTTGCTGGTTTGTTTGATGTACCAACTGCTGACCCAATGGAACTACTGGATATGGTAGGATTGAGAGCTGACGCAAATAAAAGAGTTGCTAATTATTCAAAAGGCATGATGCAAAGAATAGTTTTTGCTCGTTCTTTAATTAACAACCCTAAAATACTCTATTTAGATGAGCCTACATCAGGACTTGATCCAACGACAGCGAGTCAAATCAGACAGTTGATAAAACGCAAAAAAGAAGAAGGTTGTACGATTTTTTTGACTACACATAATATGTTTGCAGCTGATGATCTTTGTGATAGAGTTGCTTTCCTGAATGAAGGAAAAATCGTAGCTATGGATACACCGAGAAACTTGAAAATGAAACATGGAGAAAAATCTGTAGTAGTCGAGTTTGCAGGTGAAAAGGGAATAAAAAAGTCAGTATTTTTCTTAGACAACGAAGAGGATAAAAAACAATTTAATAAAATTATCTTAAACAAGGAAGTTCAAACAATACATTCACAGGAGGCAACTCTAGAGCAAACATTCATTAAGTTGACCGGAAGGGGGCTCATATAA
- a CDS encoding ABC transporter permease encodes MMGTIIIFLILYYFVITDSIEHEITMYFVDNSTGQIMKSALEGRNVDNVVFISNIEELEQLILDKETQVGIVFEGTIYEPHFTIVHGENMREENVNLISASLKNMILNMAGVSIDAQYSTKFLGDRVEPIPQNKMLIPIFLTYEVMMFSFFLSAVFMFQEKAEGSIKAYRITPTGTAIYITSKTLTFITKGIVYALLLIFLTLGFKVNFLALIPILILGIALFGFIGMSIATFFSNLSEYIFVAMGVVIISMLPVFTILIPSFSPFYIEWIPSFPALHSMKEILFPTGIDLGRQVITLVGMNIIAYALCHFLVTKKLMKEGA; translated from the coding sequence ATGATGGGTACAATAATTATTTTTCTCATTTTGTATTATTTTGTAATAACAGATTCTATCGAACACGAAATAACTATGTACTTTGTAGACAATAGTACAGGTCAGATAATGAAGAGTGCGCTTGAGGGAAGAAATGTAGATAACGTAGTATTTATAAGTAATATTGAAGAACTTGAACAGCTTATTTTAGACAAAGAAACACAAGTGGGAATAGTTTTTGAAGGAACTATATATGAACCACATTTTACAATTGTTCACGGTGAAAATATGAGAGAAGAAAATGTGAACTTAATTAGTGCATCGCTTAAAAATATGATATTAAATATGGCGGGTGTTAGTATAGACGCTCAATACTCAACGAAATTTTTAGGGGATAGAGTAGAGCCAATTCCTCAAAATAAGATGTTGATACCTATATTTTTAACCTACGAAGTAATGATGTTTAGCTTTTTCCTAAGTGCAGTATTTATGTTTCAAGAAAAAGCTGAAGGAAGTATTAAAGCATATCGTATTACACCAACGGGTACAGCTATATATATCACGTCTAAAACTCTTACTTTTATCACAAAAGGGATTGTATATGCACTACTGTTAATATTTCTAACTTTAGGTTTTAAAGTTAATTTCTTAGCACTGATTCCTATATTAATACTAGGCATAGCACTATTCGGATTTATAGGAATGAGCATAGCTACATTTTTCAGCAACTTATCTGAATACATATTTGTAGCGATGGGTGTGGTAATAATAAGCATGCTACCAGTTTTTACAATTTTAATTCCTAGCTTTTCACCTTTTTATATTGAGTGGATACCGTCTTTTCCAGCACTACATAGCATGAAAGAAATATTGTTTCCTACGGGAATTGACTTAGGTAGACAAGTCATAACACTCGTAGGTATGAATATTATCGCATATGCATTATGTCACTTTCTTGTAACTAAGAAGCTGATGAAGGAGGGAGCATAA